The genomic segment AGTTTTTCGCCTGATTCTTATAACAAAGAATACCATCTGTCCGCGAAACTTGCCGCAAGACTTGGTCTTCGTGATATCTATTCGATACGAATGGAAACAGCATCATCATCTGGAGCAGCTGCCTTTCAATTGGGAGTGAATTTGATTCTCAGTGGAAGATACGATCATGGACTTGTGGTTGCTACAGAACTTATGAGTCAATTGAATCGAGAGGAAAGTAATCTTTTGTTAGGTTCTGTTTTATCTGATTCACAACGATCTTTGGGAATGTCTATGGCACAAGGTGGGGCCATGATCACTCGTAAATACTTAGATGATTATGGTTACAAGGATGAGGATCTTTTTGCCATTGCAAAAAAACTTCACGACAACGGGCTAGAAAATCCAAAGGCACATATCAAAAAGAATTTGAGTCTGGAAGAATACCAAAACCAAACAAAAATCGCAAGCCCCTTAGGTTTGTATGATATCTCACCTTTGTCGGATGGATCGGCAGCCCTCATACTATCCAAGGAACCTAGTTCCATTTCTGTCAAAGGAATGGGTTCCGGAACGGCTCCCTTTTTAACTTCAGCGGATCCCAGTTTTCTTGCCAATCGAATCGCCTTTGAAAAGGCCTATGCTGAGGCAGGAGTGAACCCCCATGACATTGATTTTGCAGAATTACACGATGCTTTCACTCCTTTTGAGCTTGTAGGTGCCGAAGATGCTGGTTTTTTCAAACGAGGAGAGGCCTTATTCCAAGTAAAGGCAGGACTCACGCACCCTAAGGGAAAAATCCCTATCAATTCATCTGGTGGGCTCAAATCACGAGGCCACCCCGTGGGTGCTTCGGGTCTTGCACAAATTGTAGAACTTTGTCGCTTCTTTGAGGAATGGCCTGAAAAGCGGTTGGCAGTAGCACAAAGTATAGGTGGACTTGCTACAAACAACTTTGTGTCGATATTAGAACGAGACTGATGCCCGAAAAAATACTGATCATCCAAACTGCTTTCTTAGGTGACCTGATCCTATCCACTTCGTTTTTCCATGCGGTAAAAACAGAACACCCAGGGGCGGAAATCCATGTGCTTGTCAATGCAGGTACGGAATCTGTTTTGGATAACAATCCTGATTTAACGAAAGTTTGGTCATTAGACAAAAAACGAATCAAAAAGAATCCGTTTGCGTTTTTGCATTTCGCCGGATTGTTAAAAAAAGAATCCTTCAACAAAGTGTACTCAGCACACTTTTCGTTTCGATCCAGTTTATTGTCTTATCTCACTCGTGCACCCATTCGTATTGGATACAAGGAATCAGGATTTTCTTTTTTACATACAAGGACTGTACAAAGACCCAAACAAGGCCCCCATGAAGTAGAAAAACTTTTTTCACTTTTATTTGAAGAGTATGATTATCCAAGCGGACGAGAAAGAAGGCCTTATTTATTTCCAGGCCAGCTAGAGGAGGATTCCTTCCTAAGCAAAAAAAAGGGAATCCTTACGGGTGATGAAGGATACATTCTCATTGCACCATCATCTCTTTGGGAAACCAAAAGAATGCCGGAAGAGAAATTTGTCAGTGTCATCACCCAAATCTTACGCAAAAGAAAAGAAACTGTGATTCTTATTGGTAGCAAGGCTGATTTAGAAATTGAAAATACAATCTTTCGATTGATGAAAACGGAACCACTCCAACTCAGAGAAAGAGACCGTCTCCTTTCTCTAGTAGGAAAAACAAACCTAAAGGAACTTATGGTTTGGATTCGAAATGCAAACGCCATTATTTCCAACGATTCCAGTCCCATTCATTTTGCCTCTGCTTTCAACACTCCTACCGTAATGTTATATGGTGCAACCATCCCAGCATTCGGATATGGAAGCCTTTCCGATAGACATAAAATCATGGAGGTAAAAGGTTTAAATTGTAGGCCTTGCGGAATCCACGGTGGACGAATTTGTCCTGAAGGGCATTTCCGTTGTATGATGGACCAAAATCCCGTGCGTATTTTTGAAGCCTTAGAGGAAGTCATCTCTCATGAAATTACCTGATAAAAAAATAAAAGATTACAACAGTAAGTTGTACCGCAGCCGAATTGTTAACGTTCAAAAAAAATTAAAAACGGGTGAGATCTTTCTCTTATTTGCGGCAAGCCATAAAATTAGAAACAGAGATGTGGAGTATAAATTCCGTCAAAATTCGGATTTCTATTACCTAACAGGGATTACGGAAGAAGATTCTATCCTTGTCATCACAAAAGAAGTTGTTGGGATGTTTTGTTTACCCAAAGATAAAGAAAAAGAAATTTGGACAGGAATCCGACTCGGAAAAGAAAAAATCAAATCTATGTTAGGTTTAAATTTTTCTTACGACTTAAGTGATTGGGAAAAAGAACGACCTGCTATTCTCATTGGAAATCATACCCTCTACTATTTTTTTGGAGAAAATCCAGACCGAGACCGCGAACTCATTACGGAATGTCGCAACCTTTCGGAAAGAGCTCGCGAGGGAAAATTTGGTCCACACCGCATAGAACACCCTCATTTTTTACATGAGGAGAGACTCATCAAATCCAAAGAAGAAATTTCGCTTTTAAAAAATGCCGCCGAAGTCACAAAACTGGGCCATATGCGCATTATGCGAGAAAGTAAACCAGGGATGTATGAATACGAATTGGAAGCACTCCTTGACCAAGAGTATCTAAAATACGGCTCCATTGGTGGAGGTTATGGTCATATCGTTGCCTCCGGGAAAAATGCCTGTATTTTGCATTACGTCAATAATGATGATCTATTAAAAGAAGGTGATTTGGTTCTTGTGGATTCGGGAGCCGAGTGGAATTATTACACTGCGGATGTGACTCGTGTTTTTCCTGTAGGTAAAAAATTTACCGAAGCCCAAAAAACAATCTATGAAATTGTATTGTACGCACAAAAGAATGCGATTCTAAATTCTATTTCTGGAACTCCTTTCAATGAAGTTCATAAAAAAACAGTTCGTTTCTTAAGTGACTGCCTTCGCGAAATGGGTTTTCTAAAAGGAAGTTTAGAAGAAATCATCGATAAGGGAACTTATCGAAAATTTTATATGCACCGAACAGGCCATTACTTGGGAATGGATGTTCACGATGTGGGAAGATATTTTTTAGAAGGAAAATCCAGGCCGCTTAAGGACGGTCAGGTGGTCACAGTGGAACCTGGTTTATATTTCGATCCAACGGATGATTCCATCCCTAAAGAATTTAGAGGGATCGGAATTCGTATCGAGGATGATATTGTAATCCATGGAAAAACACCTATCAATCTAACAGAATCTATCCCTAAAGAAATTTCTGAAATTGAAGCTTTAAAGGCATAAACAATTCACTTATCTTGTGTTTGTTGGTAATTCATGAGTAGAGAACTTCCGAAACGATTTCGTTCTGTCCGTTATTTTGATCGAATCAGTTCCGAAATCGCTGAAATTGTTCGGTTGGAAATGGAAAAGTTAGGATACCCTGGCCTCACCACATCTCATTTTGAAATCCTTACCTTTCTTTTACGTAGCACCGTCCCGATCAATATGACACAAATTGCCAAAACCATTGAAAAAACAAAACCGACTTGTACGGTACTTGTGAACCGGTTGGTGAAAGAGGGTCTTGTCGAACGAAATCCTTCTCCAAGTGATGGAAGGGAGTGGGCTTTACTTCTATCGAAAGATGGGAAAAAAATAAGAAAGAAGATCGTGACTATTTCTGCCAAACTTCTTTCGTTACAAACTTGGGGAATCTCAAAAGAAAACGAGGATATTTTGTATCCTATCCTCGATCAAATTTACAAACATATCCGAAAGGAAAAAGAAAATTAGAAGTTTTGTTTCTCTCTTTAAGAAGTAAAAACAGGTCTCCTGACTTGGACCGAAGCAGCAATTCCTTCCTGTGCATCCGAAGATTGAATGCTAATGATTGTAGCTATAATATCTGGTTCAATCAAAGCCAATATATCTTTTTGTACATTCAAAATTCCTGATTTTGTATCTTTCATTGCGGACAAAGAATTTTTCTTTAATTTGGTTTGGAGAGATTTTGATTTTTTTCTTAAATCATCTTCCGTTGTTGTAATTTCTTCGAACAAACTCGGCATTTCTTTTGCTTTGAAAGCATCTCCGAGTAATACGTGACGTTTTGCAGCATCGTATCCGACAGCTTCGCCTAAAAGAGCATAAATAAAAGATGGGACTTGGATTCCAATTTTTACTTCAGGCAATCCAAAACGAATGTCTTCTGTAACAAACCGATAATCACAAACAAGAGCAAGCATGGCTCCATAGCCCAAAGCATGGCCTGAAATTTCAGCTATGGTAGGAACGGGAAGGGTATACAAACTTTTTAAGTTCTCATAGAATAAATTTAAAAAAGGAGCCAGATCTTTTGACATATCCATTGTGCTGACAGTAGTCAGATCAAGTCCCAAAGAAAAAGTACCTGGAGAATCACTTTTTAACACGATCACTTTGGAATTGGATTCCTTTGCAGTTTGGATTGTTTTCTTTAATTCCAAAAACGATTCATTAGAAAAACTGTTCTTGTCGTTAATGCCCAATCGGATAAAACCGATTCCGTCTATTTGTTCGAATGAAATCATGTAATCCTCTAAATTAGTTAGATATCTAACCAATAGGGGAAGGGGGAAAAATCGGCAAGATTAATTTTGTTTACTGGGAATTTAAAAGATAGGTTTTTATGACTTCTTTCATGACGACAAGGCCAATGGGAAGGGCATCTTCATCAAAATCGAAAAAAGAGCTATGGTGGGGATGGATAAAACCTTTGGATTCGTTTCTAGATCCGATAAAAAAATAACATCCAGGACGTTCCATAAGAAAGGCAGAAAAATCTTCCCCACCCATGGTTCTTGTATTTTCTTCCGTGAGGCAATTTTCCCCTAAAACATTCTTTGCAGCAGTTCTCACTATATCTGCCATAGCGGGATCGTTGATGGTTGGTTTATCGATCCGATTGTATTCGAAGTCCACCTTCGCACCGAAGCCACTTGCTACTTGGTTCACAAGGGATTCCATTCGTTTGGGAATCATTTCATAAACAGATTTAGAGTAAGTACGAACGGTTCCATGGAGAGTAGCAGTTTCGGGGATGACATTAAAAGCATTTCCTGAATGAAAAGAGCCTACTGTGACCACACAAGGTTCAAGTGGGTCAACGTTTCTCGAAACTAAGGTTTGTAAGGCTGTGACTAAATGAGACCCCACAACAATGGGATCCACCGTGTGTTGTGGCATTGCCCCATGTCCAGAAGTTCCCTTGACAGTGATTTTGAATTCATCCACGGAAGCCATCATGGTTCCGTTCACAACTCCGACTTTCCCAAGATCTATATGATTCCAAACATGGAGGGCGAAAACAGAGTCCACTTTGTATCTTTCCAAAATTCCAGAAGCGATCATTCGGTCAGCCCCAGATCCACCTTCCTCGGCTGGTTGGAAACAAAGAAGAACCCTACCTTTTGGAACAAATTCTGAAAATGTTGATTTTAGTTCGGAAGAAAGAGCCATAAGGATGCTTGTATGTCCATCATGGCCACAAGCATGCATCTTTCCCGGGTTTTTGCTTTTGTATTCGTGGTTGTTTTCTTCGTGGATCGGAAGGGCATCCATATCGGCACGAACAAGGATTGTTTTTCCAGGAATCCCTGAATCAAAAAGTGCGACAAGTCCAGTTTCTGCAATTCCTGATTCCACTTGAAAACCTAAAGATTCCAAATGTGCCTTCACAAAAGAGGCAGTTTCCCTTTCCTCATATTTGAGTTCAGGAGACTGGTGAAAGGTTCGTCTGTAGCGAACCATTTCCTCTTTTCGGTGTGAAGGAAGGAGTTTCATAATTTGTCGGTTTCTAGTTTGGCTCTCTTTTCGACTTCATCCAAAATGGAATAGAGATCGAGTCCATATTTCTCAAAAAGAGAATTTTTTGCCAACTCATAACGAACTAAATTAATATTAAAATTGATCTTAGCCTGCGTGACAGCGAGCTCTACATTTGCCAAACTATCTAGGGCATTTTTTACGTTAACAGCCGTATAGCGACCTTGTCGGAAACGTTCCATTAGCCCATTGTAAAAAATTTCTGTTTCTTTTCTTGTTTTGATTAGATCTTTCAAAAGAGCATGGCTTGCTATGAGTGCTTCATAACGATTGTCAATTTCTTGAGAAATTTCTTGTTCCAAGTTTTGGATTTTCATCTCATTTACTTTGAGATTGGTTTCCGCATCACGAATTCCTGCTTTGATTCCTAAATCCCAAAGAGGATATGACATTTTTAACTCAGCAAGAATTTGTGGGTAATTGAAGGATGTGATCCCTCGTTGGCGTGCGATGAAATTATCTTGAGGAGAAATAAAATTTTGACCAATGGAACTATAAGTAAAACTGGCAAGAAGTGATGGATCGTCTTCAGCAAGAGCTGTATTCAAAGCCAGTTTTGCAATTTCTCTTTCCCTTTTTAACATAAGGAAATCAGTCCTTCTAGAAAGTGCATACTCTTTGTCTGCTTTTAGATTGATCCCTGTAGGCAAAGTTTCGCTGAGATCAGTGACACCTTCAATAGAAGATCCTGTGTCTACATTCAGAATACGAATCAAATTTCTTTCGGCTTCAATTCGATCCACTTTTGATTTTGCTAAAAGAGATTGGGTTTTAAGATACGCCTGGTTCCATTGGTTGACTTCAAATCCTTCTGAAAGTCCAAGACCTGTTTTGCGTAAGGTTAATCTACGAATCTCTTCTGTGTTTTTAGAAACTTTTTCGTAAGTAGCAATTTGTGAATCTACGATGCTAAGGGACCAATAATCCACAAGAATCTTTACCACAAGTTGTGTTAAGATGTTGATATAGTTTTCGCGAACAAGAAGGGTTTGGTTTTTTAGAAGTTTTTCCTTATCTTCTTCGTTTCTTCCAAATCCATATTTAAGTAATTCTTGGGATAAAGTAACAGAAACTGCACCCGTATACATTGGTGGAGCCGCGAGCAAACTTCCAAATCCACTTTGCGAAGCAGGATCTTCAAAAGCGTTCACATCATACCGGATGGTACTGATCTCAGTTTTGAAATAGGTTCCGGTTTTGAACTGTTTTTCTATCCCAGCCGAAATTTTATCTTGGGATCGAATTGTTCCGGCAAAGATGTTGTTTCGGTTACTTGGAAAAAGTTGTTTGGAGGACTGGATGCTGGCCAAGGCTTTCCAAGAGTATTTGGACTCATTTTTCCATTCAGGACTATCTGCTTTTACAATTTCCAATTTGGCATTTTGAACAATGGTATTGTTTTCAATGACTTGTTCAATGGCTTGGGAAATAGTGAGTCTTAGTTTTTTGGGACCATTTCCCTCTTGGAGAGAATCTGGGATGGTATTGCCGTTTTCCCACTGGGAAAGTTGCATCCGTTTCACGTCCTCGTCAAAGTCTGATTCCGCAAAAACTGGCAGAGTGATCAAACTAAAAGATATTAACCAACTGGTCAACTTTCGAGAACTTATGAAAAAATACGGGGTAGAAATATTATGACTGTTCAATGGAAACTTATTAAACCCCTTACAAAAACAAGATGAAAAAATCAATCTTGTCAATCAACCTAAAATGTAAAAACCTACCTGGAGAAACGTTAGTTTCTGGGAGAACATTGTGGCAAATCTGTCGAAAAAACCGAATCGTCTGGTTCATGAAAAGAGTCCTTATCTGTTACAACATGCACACAATCCCGTAGATTGGTTTCCCTGGGGAAACGAAGCCTTCGAAAAGGCCCAAAAAGAGGATAAAATCATCCTTTTGTCCATTGGATATTCGACTTGTCACTGGTGCCATGTGATGGAACGGGAATCCTTTGAAGATGATTCCACAGCAGAAGTCTTAAACCGCGATTTCGTATGCATCAAGTTAGACAGAGAAGAACGACCAGACATAGATAAAATTTATATGGACGCCCTGCACGCCATGGGAACCCAAGGGGGTTGGCCTCTCAATATGTTTCTCACTCCCACAAAGGAACCAATTCTCGGAGGAACTTATTTTCCTCCCGAAAATCGCTACGGGAAACGCAGTTTCAAAGAGGTTTTGCGTTTGGTTTCAGAGGCTTGGAAGAACCAAAGAGAGGAACTGATTACAGCTGCTTCCGATTTGACACAGTATTTACGAGACAATGAAACTAGATCCAATGAAGGAAAGCTCCCAGCTAAAGAAATTATTGAGAAAAATTTTGAACGATACCTCCAAGTGTACGATAAAGAGTTTTTTGGATTCAAAACCAATTCTGTGAATAAATTTCCTCCTAGTATGGCTCTTAGTTTCCTTACGGAATTCTACTTACTGAAAAAAGACCCAAGAGCCCTGGAGATGGCTTTTAACACGGCTTATGCCATGAAGTCCGGTGGGATTTACGACCAAGTTGGAGGAGGAATTTGCCGTTATGCGACAGACCATGAATGGCTTGTTCCTCATTTTGAAAAGATGTTGTATGACAACTCTCTCTATGTTGGAGCTCTTTCTTTATTGTACAAGGCAACGGGAGAACCATTCTTTTTAGAAGTGATCCGGGAGATTGTAACTTATATCCGAAGGGATATGACCTTAGAGTCCGGCGGAATTGCGAGTGCCGAAGATGCTGATTCTGAAGGGGAGGAAGGTAAGTTTTACATTTGGAACCAAGAAGAATTTTTTTCCCTAGTTCCCTCAGAGGAAATCCAAGGATTTTGGAATGTGACCGAGGAAGGAAATTTTGAACATCATAACATTTTAAATGTTTATTGGAAGGGAAAAAATCCTTTTGTCGATGGAATCCAAATGAAACCGGAATTCTCTAAACAATTGGAATTAGCAAAAGAGAAGTTACTCACAGTTCGTGAAAAAAGGATTCGTCCCTTACGGGATGATAAAGTCTTAACTTCTTGGAATTGCCTTTGGATCCGAGCCCTTTTGTCTGCCTACGAGGTTTCTGGAGACGAGGAATATCTAAAAGATTCCAAAAAGATTTATCAATTTATCACAAAACAACTAGTAGGTGAGGATGGTTCCATCCTAAGACGATTCCGAGAAGGGGAAGCCAAATACTTTGGGACCCTTCCCGATTATACAGAATTCATTTGGGTATCGATGAAACTCTTCCAGTTGGATGAGGATATGGATGCCTATGCATTCGGAAAAAAATCATTGGATTATGTTTTTGCCAATTTTGAATCCAAGGTGGGGCCATTTTACGAATCCTATCATGGAAACGAAGATTTGATTGTCAGAACCATAGAAGGTTATGATGGAGTAGAACCTTCTGGAAATTCAACCATCTTACATTTGTTTCACCTTTTGTTTTCCTTGGGGTATAAAAACATAGATCTGCAAAAAAAAGCAAATTCCATCTTTGCCTACTTCCTTCCCGAACTCACACAAAATTCACTCAGTTATCCTTCGATGATTTCGGCGTTCCAAAAATTCCAATACCCATCCAAGGAAGTTCTAGTGGTGTATAGAGGCAAAGACCTTGAGGAAGTTGGATCCATTCGGAAAAAATTAGCAGGATTAAAAGATCCTAATTTAGTTTGGTTGGTAATAGAGGAATCGAAAGCGAAGGCATTGGTTCCAGAACTGGAACTCCTTACGGGAAGAGGTGCTGGTTCTGGAATTTTATACTATGTTTGTCAAAATTTTTCTTGTGAATTACCTAAAGACAACTGGGAAGAAACACTCAATCTTATACAACAATAGGAGTGGCATCGCCCCAGAGACGATCTAACGAATAATAAGTTCTCATTTCGTCTGTCATGATATGTACACAAATTTCACCGTAATCTAGAAGGATCCATCCAGTGGCATCTTTCGGAAGATCAGCGAGGTTTTGACGTTTCACTGCAAGTTTTAAAGGTTTCATATACTTATCAATGTCCTTCGCACAAGACCGACCTTGCGTTTCTGTTTTGACTGTTGCGAGTACAAATAAAGATAAATAACTATGGACATCTTTTAGATCCAAAAACTGAATGTTTTCACATTTTTTGTCAATTAACGTCTGTTTGATTTTTTTGAGATGTTCTAATGTCTCGGTGCTGATATTCGGCATTTTAGTCCTTGGAATTTTGAAAATCTTCCCCGAGTACGACAGTGGCATCTAGCCCCAGATCTTTTCTGAGTGCGAAGTAAACTCTTCGTCCTTGGAAGGTATCGGAGATAATATCTGTGTACTGTGTGTTTCCGGAGCGATTTAGGATGATACTGGATTTAAAACTAGAATCCCAGGCATTGTCAACAGAGAGAACTTTCAGACCCTTATCATTCAGAAGCACCTTACCGTATCTGGCAAGCCCATTTTTTGGGGTTCCATTCAGGACTTCAATCCGAGCTCTTTCGCCTTCGCTAAAGGAGAGGGACCTAAGTTCACTGGAAAATTTATGAAAAGCAACTTTTACAGTTTCTTCATTGGCTCTTAGGATTTCGTCTTTTTGTTTAGGCCTTCCAATCGGTTCCCCCGGTACTTCAGAAACACCAAAATGGATTTTTTCTTTTTTGAGAAAATCCATCAGAGTTTCCCATTCTTTTGTGGAAAGATTGGTTGTCATCTGCGAGTGAAGGTATGCAACTCTTTGTTTTCCAAGTAAGTCTCTTTTTTCATGAATGGCTTCAAGGATTGTTAAAAATACTGTTTCTTGGATTTCAAGTCTACGAATGTAGGAGATCATAGATTCATCCGTAAGAGAACTCATCCAATCAAAAGCATCTTCTCCGTCCAAAATATAAGTTTGTTTGTTCCTAGCATAATTTTTTGTTATATGAAGGGATTTTGGTTCAAAGAAAAAACCAAGTCCACCAAGTAAGTTAATCCAATTCTGGAATTGTGTTTTGGTCCAAACGATTTTGAAAGGGATATTAGAATCTAAAGTGTCTTCTAAAACTGATTCCACATACGATGGGGCAGAACTTCCCCTTTCTTTTAAAGATTTATCTCCATCGTCAAAACTGGTTTTGGGATTTACAAAGAAGAGGGCCGCTTTCTTTTCATTGGGATAAAATTCCGCATAAAGGGAAAACAGATATTCATCCTTATCACCTAAAACAGAGAAAAGGATAGGAAGTCGTTTGCTTTGAGACAATTTTTGATCTAAAGAAAATCCCCCTTTCGAACGAAAAACCAGAAAAAGAAGGGCAATCAAAAAGAAGGAACCAGCCGCGATCAAAAGAGTTTTTGCAGGGATCGGTTGTTTTTTAGGAGCTTCGCGTAACATCTATTTGGTTTCCTTTATCAAGTTTGCAGATTGGTTATACGTTTGGAACGTAAAGGGATGGATGACTTCCTTTTTTTCCATAAGAAAGGAAATGGTTTGAAAGGCTTTCATAAAAACTCCATAATTTAGATTTTCCTCTGTTTTCTGTACCCACTGGGAAAGATCTGGTTGCCGGAAAGCATAGTCGGATCCTAAAAAATCCGCGGCATAAAGAATTTGGTCCAAAAGTTTGGGAGAACTATTTCCTAAGGTATGGGAAGAAATAGCCTTTGTAATTTCAGGATCACTAAATCCATATTCTTTCTCAAGCCATAACGGAGCGGAAAAAGCGTGGAGGGCCTGCGAAGGAATTCCCGTTACGTCCAAAGAAAATTCATTGAAGAGTCCCGTATGGATTTCCGGTTTTTTCTGTTTGGTGATGTCATGGCAAAGTCCCGCGAGATAGGCTTTCTTTGGATTGGGATGCCCATGAATTTTAGCGAGTGACTCTGCATAGTCGGCAACACGGAAAATATGTTGGAGGCGGGTTTCCGTGACATGATTTGGAATTTCGTCCGTAAAAAATAAAATCCAATCCTCAAAAGAGGCATTTGATTTAGGAAT from the Leptospira congkakensis genome contains:
- a CDS encoding thioredoxin domain-containing protein; this translates as MANLSKKPNRLVHEKSPYLLQHAHNPVDWFPWGNEAFEKAQKEDKIILLSIGYSTCHWCHVMERESFEDDSTAEVLNRDFVCIKLDREERPDIDKIYMDALHAMGTQGGWPLNMFLTPTKEPILGGTYFPPENRYGKRSFKEVLRLVSEAWKNQREELITAASDLTQYLRDNETRSNEGKLPAKEIIEKNFERYLQVYDKEFFGFKTNSVNKFPPSMALSFLTEFYLLKKDPRALEMAFNTAYAMKSGGIYDQVGGGICRYATDHEWLVPHFEKMLYDNSLYVGALSLLYKATGEPFFLEVIREIVTYIRRDMTLESGGIASAEDADSEGEEGKFYIWNQEEFFSLVPSEEIQGFWNVTEEGNFEHHNILNVYWKGKNPFVDGIQMKPEFSKQLELAKEKLLTVREKRIRPLRDDKVLTSWNCLWIRALLSAYEVSGDEEYLKDSKKIYQFITKQLVGEDGSILRRFREGEAKYFGTLPDYTEFIWVSMKLFQLDEDMDAYAFGKKSLDYVFANFESKVGPFYESYHGNEDLIVRTIEGYDGVEPSGNSTILHLFHLLFSLGYKNIDLQKKANSIFAYFLPELTQNSLSYPSMISAFQKFQYPSKEVLVVYRGKDLEEVGSIRKKLAGLKDPNLVWLVIEESKAKALVPELELLTGRGAGSGILYYVCQNFSCELPKDNWEETLNLIQQ
- a CDS encoding MarR family winged helix-turn-helix transcriptional regulator encodes the protein MSRELPKRFRSVRYFDRISSEIAEIVRLEMEKLGYPGLTTSHFEILTFLLRSTVPINMTQIAKTIEKTKPTCTVLVNRLVKEGLVERNPSPSDGREWALLLSKDGKKIRKKIVTISAKLLSLQTWGISKENEDILYPILDQIYKHIRKEKEN
- a CDS encoding TolC family protein, with protein sequence MQLSQWENGNTIPDSLQEGNGPKKLRLTISQAIEQVIENNTIVQNAKLEIVKADSPEWKNESKYSWKALASIQSSKQLFPSNRNNIFAGTIRSQDKISAGIEKQFKTGTYFKTEISTIRYDVNAFEDPASQSGFGSLLAAPPMYTGAVSVTLSQELLKYGFGRNEEDKEKLLKNQTLLVRENYINILTQLVVKILVDYWSLSIVDSQIATYEKVSKNTEEIRRLTLRKTGLGLSEGFEVNQWNQAYLKTQSLLAKSKVDRIEAERNLIRILNVDTGSSIEGVTDLSETLPTGINLKADKEYALSRRTDFLMLKREREIAKLALNTALAEDDPSLLASFTYSSIGQNFISPQDNFIARQRGITSFNYPQILAELKMSYPLWDLGIKAGIRDAETNLKVNEMKIQNLEQEISQEIDNRYEALIASHALLKDLIKTRKETEIFYNGLMERFRQGRYTAVNVKNALDSLANVELAVTQAKINFNINLVRYELAKNSLFEKYGLDLYSILDEVEKRAKLETDKL
- a CDS encoding enoyl-CoA hydratase/isomerase family protein, whose protein sequence is MISFEQIDGIGFIRLGINDKNSFSNESFLELKKTIQTAKESNSKVIVLKSDSPGTFSLGLDLTTVSTMDMSKDLAPFLNLFYENLKSLYTLPVPTIAEISGHALGYGAMLALVCDYRFVTEDIRFGLPEVKIGIQVPSFIYALLGEAVGYDAAKRHVLLGDAFKAKEMPSLFEEITTTEDDLRKKSKSLQTKLKKNSLSAMKDTKSGILNVQKDILALIEPDIIATIISIQSSDAQEGIAASVQVRRPVFTS
- a CDS encoding thiolase family protein, with the protein product MKKVYIHNPTLSVFGKHKGSQLDLSFATAKQSVHEFQSHRIQFIIYASFSPDSYNKEYHLSAKLAARLGLRDIYSIRMETASSSGAAAFQLGVNLILSGRYDHGLVVATELMSQLNREESNLLLGSVLSDSQRSLGMSMAQGGAMITRKYLDDYGYKDEDLFAIAKKLHDNGLENPKAHIKKNLSLEEYQNQTKIASPLGLYDISPLSDGSAALILSKEPSSISVKGMGSGTAPFLTSADPSFLANRIAFEKAYAEAGVNPHDIDFAELHDAFTPFELVGAEDAGFFKRGEALFQVKAGLTHPKGKIPINSSGGLKSRGHPVGASGLAQIVELCRFFEEWPEKRLAVAQSIGGLATNNFVSILERD
- the rsfS gene encoding ribosome silencing factor produces the protein MPNISTETLEHLKKIKQTLIDKKCENIQFLDLKDVHSYLSLFVLATVKTETQGRSCAKDIDKYMKPLKLAVKRQNLADLPKDATGWILLDYGEICVHIMTDEMRTYYSLDRLWGDATPIVV
- a CDS encoding aminopeptidase P N-terminal domain-containing protein gives rise to the protein MKLPDKKIKDYNSKLYRSRIVNVQKKLKTGEIFLLFAASHKIRNRDVEYKFRQNSDFYYLTGITEEDSILVITKEVVGMFCLPKDKEKEIWTGIRLGKEKIKSMLGLNFSYDLSDWEKERPAILIGNHTLYYFFGENPDRDRELITECRNLSERAREGKFGPHRIEHPHFLHEERLIKSKEEISLLKNAAEVTKLGHMRIMRESKPGMYEYELEALLDQEYLKYGSIGGGYGHIVASGKNACILHYVNNDDLLKEGDLVLVDSGAEWNYYTADVTRVFPVGKKFTEAQKTIYEIVLYAQKNAILNSISGTPFNEVHKKTVRFLSDCLREMGFLKGSLEEIIDKGTYRKFYMHRTGHYLGMDVHDVGRYFLEGKSRPLKDGQVVTVEPGLYFDPTDDSIPKEFRGIGIRIEDDIVIHGKTPINLTESIPKEISEIEALKA
- the waaF gene encoding lipopolysaccharide heptosyltransferase II, whose protein sequence is MPEKILIIQTAFLGDLILSTSFFHAVKTEHPGAEIHVLVNAGTESVLDNNPDLTKVWSLDKKRIKKNPFAFLHFAGLLKKESFNKVYSAHFSFRSSLLSYLTRAPIRIGYKESGFSFLHTRTVQRPKQGPHEVEKLFSLLFEEYDYPSGRERRPYLFPGQLEEDSFLSKKKGILTGDEGYILIAPSSLWETKRMPEEKFVSVITQILRKRKETVILIGSKADLEIENTIFRLMKTEPLQLRERDRLLSLVGKTNLKELMVWIRNANAIISNDSSPIHFASAFNTPTVMLYGATIPAFGYGSLSDRHKIMEVKGLNCRPCGIHGGRICPEGHFRCMMDQNPVRIFEALEEVISHEIT
- a CDS encoding M20 metallopeptidase family protein, coding for MKLLPSHRKEEMVRYRRTFHQSPELKYEERETASFVKAHLESLGFQVESGIAETGLVALFDSGIPGKTILVRADMDALPIHEENNHEYKSKNPGKMHACGHDGHTSILMALSSELKSTFSEFVPKGRVLLCFQPAEEGGSGADRMIASGILERYKVDSVFALHVWNHIDLGKVGVVNGTMMASVDEFKITVKGTSGHGAMPQHTVDPIVVGSHLVTALQTLVSRNVDPLEPCVVTVGSFHSGNAFNVIPETATLHGTVRTYSKSVYEMIPKRMESLVNQVASGFGAKVDFEYNRIDKPTINDPAMADIVRTAAKNVLGENCLTEENTRTMGGEDFSAFLMERPGCYFFIGSRNESKGFIHPHHSSFFDFDEDALPIGLVVMKEVIKTYLLNSQ